AGCCGCACGGGCACGGATTGCACGCGGCGACGAGCTGGAAATCCGCCGGGAGCTCGCAGCGGTAGCGCGCGCGGGCGAGCCGGATGCGGCGCTCCTCCATCACCTCGCGCAGCGCCTCGAGCACGCGCCGGTCGAACTCCGGGAGCTCGTCGAGGAACAGCACGCCGCAGTGTGCGAGCGAGACCTCGCCCGCGCGCGGCGGGTTGCCGCCGCCGAGCATCCCAGCCGGGCTCGCCGTGTGGTGCGGTGCGCGAAAGGGCCGCGTGCGCGCCGCGACGGCGCCCGGGCGAAGCAGCCCGGCCGCGCCGTGGATGCGCGTCACGTCGACGCGCTCGCTCGGCGAGAGCGGCGGCAGCAGGCCGGGGAGGCAGCGCGCGAGGAGCGTCTTGCCCGCGCCGGGCGGGCCGCAAAGGAGCAGCCCGTGGCCGCCCGCGGCCGCGACCGCGAGGGCGCGCTTCGCCGCGGCCTGCCCCCGGACCGTCGACAGGCACGGGCTCGGCGCCCCTTCCGCCCCGTCGTCCGAAGGGGCGCACGCGCGCGGGAGCGTCGCGGCGCCGAGCAGGTGGGCGACGACGGCGCCGAGTGCCGACGCCGCGCGGACGTCGACCCCGTCGGCGAGCGACGCCTCCGCCGCGCACGCGGCGGGCACGACGACCTCCGTGCAGCCGGCGTCGCGGGCCGCGAGGGCGAGCGCGAGAGCGCCCGGCACCGGGCGGAGCCGTCCGTCGAGCGCGAGCTCGCCGACGAAGGCGCGCCGCTCGAGCGCCTCGGGCTCGAAGGCGGACTGGGCGCCGAGGATGCCGATCGCTATGGCGAGGTCGAGGCCCGCGCCCGTCTTGCGCACCTCCGCGGGCGCGAGGTTCACCGTGACGCGCCGGTCGGGGAAGCGCAGGCCCGCCGCGGCGATCGCGGCGCGCACGCGCGCCGCGCTCTCGCGCACCGCTGCCTCGGGCAGGCCGACGACGTCGACCCGCGGAAGCTGGGAGCTGATCCGGACCTCGACCTCGACGAACGCGCCGTCGACGCCGACGAGCGCTGCGCTCGCGACTCGCGACAAGCGGGGCCTTCGCGGGACCGGACGGGGGGTGGCGGGGCGGACGCGCTCGAACGAGCGGGAGATCGAAGGCAGGGCTCCCAGGGGAGGAGCCCTGCCTTCTACTCTTGAAAAGCCCCTCGAGGAAGGGACTCCGTACAGCTGGGAGTGGTCGGCTCGCGGCGAATGTGTCAGAAGTCTTCTCCACTCCGCGCAATGTCTTGCGCGCTCGCGCCCCGAGCGGGCCGGCCGCGACGACGGCAGGAAGGCGATGGATCGCCGCGTCGCAGCTCGCGAATGACGCGCCGGCGATCGCGCGGAGCCGCACCCGGGGGGCAGCGTGCGATGACGTCGGGGTGCGCAATCGGACGGGGCGCAATCGGACGGGGCGCGTGCGGCGGTGCGCGCAGCGGGGAGCGGCGCGCGATGCGCGGTCTGTCGGGCGCCGGTCGCGCGCGCGGGGCGCCGCGCACCGCGCGACTCGCCATCGCCGCCGTTCGCGCCTCGCGCGTCGCGCTCGCTGCGGCGGCCCTGCTCGCCGCGCCCGGGTGCGCGCCGCCGCCGGGCCTCGACGCCGATGGCGCCGCGACCGCGGCCCCCGAGGCGGCGGCCGAGGCCCGTGTCCCCGCGCGTCCGCGCGACGCCGGCGACTTCGACCCGGTGCGCGCCCGCGAGCACGCGTCCGCCCTCGCCGAGCACCCGCGCGACGCCTCGCGCTACCTGCGCGAGCAGCTCGAGCTCGCCGGCTTCACGGTGCGCGCGGTCGCGGCCGCCGGCGCGCCGGAGCCGGACGCGGCCTCTGCGTCCCTGGTCGCATGGCGGGCGGGCGAGCGCGACGACGCGCTGCTCCTCGCCGCTCCCGTCGTCGATCGCCGCGGCACGCCCAGCGCGGCGGCGCTCGCGCTCGAGGCCGCGCGCGCGCTCGCGGCCGCGCGGAAGCCGTACGGCACGCTCGTCGCGCTCGTCGGTCCGACGCCCGCCGCGCGCGACGCGACCGGAGCCACGAGCGCGCCGGCCGCGCGCGACGAGGCCCTCGCCGCGCAGCTCGCATCGGTGGGCGCACTCGGACGCGCCATGCACCGCGCGGGCGAGCTCGTCGGCGTGCGCGCGGGCTTCTGGATCGACGGCGTCTGCGGCGACCCCCCGCACATCGCGCGCGATCTCGCCTCGCACGGCGCCCATCGCGAGCTGCTGCTGCGCACGGCGCGTGCGCTCGGCCGCGCGTCCGCGTTCGAGAGCGAATCGTTCTCGACGCCGCGCGCCGGTCACGCGGAGCTCGCGGCGCTCGGCGTGCACGGCCTCGTCGCGCTCGTCGACGACGCCGAGTCCGCCGGTCGTGGGTGCTCGCTGGCGGGGCTCGACGCGGTCGGGCCGCCCCTCGTCGCGACGGCGCGCGCGCTCGAGGAGCGCCTCGCCCGGATCGAACGTTATGCGTCCTCCGCGGCGGCGACGACGGCGAGCGATCCGGTCGAACGCCGCGCCGCTTCGCTGCCGACGCCCGCCGCGCGCGACGCGACCGGAGGCGAGAGCGCGCCGGCGGCGGG
This genomic interval from Myxococcota bacterium contains the following:
- a CDS encoding YifB family Mg chelatase-like AAA ATPase; this encodes MSRVASAALVGVDGAFVEVEVRISSQLPRVDVVGLPEAAVRESAARVRAAIAAAGLRFPDRRVTVNLAPAEVRKTGAGLDLAIAIGILGAQSAFEPEALERRAFVGELALDGRLRPVPGALALALAARDAGCTEVVVPAACAAEASLADGVDVRAASALGAVVAHLLGAATLPRACAPSDDGAEGAPSPCLSTVRGQAAAKRALAVAAAGGHGLLLCGPPGAGKTLLARCLPGLLPPLSPSERVDVTRIHGAAGLLRPGAVAARTRPFRAPHHTASPAGMLGGGNPPRAGEVSLAHCGVLFLDELPEFDRRVLEALREVMEERRIRLARARYRCELPADFQLVAACNPCPCGWHGSGQRDCRCDDGAIARYARRLSGPLLDRIDLHVRVRPVAWRDLAASCSDEAETSGEARERVARARDVQERRAGRPNAALDDASLERLAQTTDEARALLGRAVERLGLSARAARRALRVARTCGDLDGREVVDAAAMAEALSYRDPSAIEAAFERATPMPRERPP